The window atggcttccctcaaaaattgaccttagactgtattaatgacatatgattgagATAGGGAAATTAGaatgtgagcttctttgagggacagctagtgacataactatgttTACTGTACAgtgccgcataatatgttggaactatataaaaactttataataataatatgtgctgTGTTGCTGTTAAAATGCACCTTCTCAGTAAAGCCCCACTGACTTCTATGAAGCTGTCCTCCTGCTCTATAGAAGTTAATGGGACAGGCATCATGCTTGATTAAACAATGAGATGAGGATGAAGTCACTAGCAAGCACTAAGAGTAAGGCTGGTCGTtcggacgacgggcactgtacacacgccagatactcgtcagatatcggccctgagccattggacgtgtgtacgtagcctaagcatGACTGCATTAAGGGAGAGGGTGGGTTACTTTAGGTCAGGTCAGGGCAGGGACACAAGATAACcgtatattgtttaaaaataaagttatctttcaattgttttcaaatgtttgtttattagCAGCGTTTATACATTCAAATTGATATatattgtaagaatatactcaggAACTATGGGAAATGTCCTGCCCTCCAAGATTTGGTCACATGATTAATTAAAAACCCAGCAGCAAAAAGTCACTGGGGACATCATCAACACATTCCCATTGCTAACCTCTTCTTGTACATGCATGTTTACTGGCTGTTATGCAAACTCTGTGGCTGTAATAGTTTCCAAGTTGCTCACCCAGAACAAATGTGCAGAGAAAAAAAGACCCTATCAGCCTTCTTGTCAAGTGTCAGTGACCCAAGTACTGAAATAGGAGAGTCCAAATAACAGCCATGTCACCAGGATTTTGAGATGTGGAGGCACCAGTGTCGGCCTCTATGTTTCTTGTTTGAAAGATTTCCTACCTATAAATCACTCATGTGGGCTGGCAGTGAttatgtctacaaaaaaaaatatatagttgccTGCTTGTCGTGTTCACCCTCTTAGTTTAAGTCGCTGACCCAGAAGAACTATACAGATGAGGACCTATGACTTGTCTGTCtcttctaaggctatgtacacaagtcagttAAATTTCACCCAAGTCAGATAAATACTAACAGTTGGGCTCATGTTGGCCAAGAACCTGACGTGTGTACAGGGGTCACCCGATGTCCTTCATGGACAGATCCATGAGCGACCACAATAGAAGTGacccatgttttataaatatgtgtatcATTGAATCAATGATGATTTGATTGTTTGCTGTTGCTTCTACCTAAATTGTTCACATATTGCTCCCTGTGTGACCACCGATTGTGCAGTCAGAATGTATTATGTGGTGAGTGTTAAACATATTTCAACTGCTCGTTTTTCCCAAACAGAAATCCCAAATccaatatcttcttttttttatttttttttttttatctgaaatctTTTAGAAGCAGAGAAGATGCAATCCACCCTCACAACAGCAGATCTAGAGACTTATCTTATAAACCAGGTACACATACGTTTAACATGCAATAACCgtttacagaacttttttttctacataaataaCCATTGGGACACTGGGGGCTCTATTTTTAGGAAATggtgaatctgactttcccttaaacattccccgGTGGAAATCTTTCAGGTCAGtgtgtttcaatagtagtaattgattctcaccagggaatgtttgaggaaatgcgagactccctgttttttaaatagagccctaggtgtGCTTCTTCAGAGATGTACCCGATGGATAAACAGACGGATGGATTAGGGGCCAGTAAGGGCCCAGTTACCTGTGCCCTCTCCGATTACTACATTACAAGACTGACAAGCTTAATGTTGAATAAAGCATAGCCAAAAAGTGCCCATAcacaatctcctttttttttctttcacacatGAAAGACAAGAAAGAGTCTTGGGGACCccatgggtgttttttttattctacttggATTATGTTATGCACGGTAACCCTTACAAGTGATGTAAAACCTATTTGGTAATTTTATGGTAAATTGCTGCCTGATtatgtttttctcctttttcccaaGGCTCCTCGTGCTGCTTATTACATCCCTGACTACATAACAGAAGCTGAAGAGGAGTACTTGCTCCGTCAGGTATGATGAACTCCACAGGGAGATCTTATGCTATTATCTTGGTGCCAGATATCACAGGGCACCTTAAGAGAAGGAGTCCATTCCCAGACATGTCAGAGCTGTTTTGCTGGGCCAAAGAGACCTACATGATATTAGAAGGGCATTTTAAAGCGTTGGCTGATCATTGTTTACATACTGTAAATCAGCTacctgcctattattattattattaatattacacagtatttataaagtgccaacatattacgcagcgctttacaaagtccatagtcatgttgctagctgtctctcaaatgggctcacaatctaatgtccctaccatagtcttatgtcattaccacagtctaaggtaaattttggggggaagaaaattaacctagctgcatgtttttggaatgtggaaggaaatgtgtcctggctgagattcgaacctagaaCCTAGtgccgcaaaggccagagtgctaacctctaagggTAATATTGTGTAGGTAAGCTGCCAAAATAGCTCTGACCCACCAAGGCATATTCCCTGTGGGACCTTGGAAGGTGCCCTGTTGTATTTAGCACCTTAGCCCTGTTGTATCTAGGCCTTAGCAGCAgatcatttaaagtggaagtaaacccaaaactaacccaaaacaataaaatcacacttacctttaatcccgcagaccAGTCtgtccattgggaggtttcttccattgagtCCCGCTTCGTCACGGTACCTATCTTCGGCCCGACGCAGAGGGAGAGCAGGGGGCCCCCATCTTTTCCTCGCTTCTTCAacattcttcttcctatgtcacccaacctcgcactgtgcaggcacaagatagagtgacgtagattgggaaaaaacttgcagatttttttacctattgatcAAAGGGCTCCTTCATCACATGCCCgtgatgcttgggcatgcacagaagaagcagccaagagcctctgcGCTCCTTGGCGATCGAAAATTAAatgggcagtgctgcaccctattttttttttcctaaaaaaaaaaaaaagggtgttgcatttaaaaaaaaacgcaaacaaaatgtttactttaaataaaaggattgtctacccttttatgtaaagtaaaaattctaagtttaggtatgctttcaGTCAAACCGCTTTCTTCCCAAAATGCATACTGCTGCCATATCTTCTGCAGGTAGGTGACTCACCCACACTTGGCCCTCTATATTGCTTAATGCTCTAGTTCTGACACTCATGTGCCCATAGTAGACTCTTTTGACAGTGAACAGGGATCAGGTTAGCAATCTAAATAGTCTGCAGCTTCACTTCTTCCCTGAACCACTTTTGATAGGTACTAAACAGTGgataccagaaaaaaacacacaagatcTGCTATGGTCATTCTCTGACCCATCTGCCTTGCTATCACAATTTGACCCTGAAAGGCATTGTTCTGCTTTGAACAAGTCGACTTTAAGAACTGACTGACTTCAATTGCTTCCTAATTAAAAACCAACCCCTGACATATTCATGCCTactctatgtatatatttttttctaatgaaaagtGTTAAGTAATGTTGGAAGCCCAATaaggacaaacaaaaaaactaaaggaCTAGTTTTATCAGGAATTCAACACAAAAGTTAGTTCATTTAGTACTTCTTAGGCACAATTACAATTTCTAGGTGTTCCTAACAACCATTTCTTCTGGTTGTTTGATATCCAGTTTtccttgtaatttgcttttaggTCTACAATGCTCCAAAGCCAAAATGGACACAGTTGTCTGGAAGGAAATTGCAGAACTGGGGTGAGTAATGTAACTTCTCCTGCATTTCTGTATTTCAACTcaacaatattaaaaagacaaaataacaatTGTAGTAATGGGAAAACTGTAATAACTACATAGTGATATGCAACTACATTTTACATAGCTCATCACATGAATGAAGGAGTCTGTTTTCTAAAGCAGTGGCcgacaacctttttggacctacagaccactcAATTCATGTGCTCCAGatcgcgcatgcgtggggagccgtgtgtcactcaaaggggaagaaacgccctccttagtgatgtcatgatgccagaaaccatTCCCATGCGATGGGAGAAGTGatgagttgtgtccagagacacaacccNNNNNNNNNNNNNNNNNNNNNNNNNNNNNNNNNNNNNNNNNNNNNNNNNNNNNNNNNNNNNNNNNNNNNNNNNNNNNNNNNNNNNNNNNNNNNNNNNNNNNNNNNNNNNNNNNNNNNNNNNNNNNNNNNNNNNNNNNNNNNNNNNNNNNNNNNNNNNNNNNNNNNNNNNNNNNNNNNNNNNNNNNNNNNNNNNNNNNNNNNNNNNNNNNNNNNNNNNNNNNNNNNNNNNNNNNNNNNNNNNNNNNNNNNNNNNNNNNNNNNNNNNNNNNNNNNNNNNNNNNNNNNNNNNNNNNNNNNNNNNNNNNNNNNNNNNNNNNNNNNNNNNNNNNNNNNNNNNNNNNNNNNNNNNNNNNNNNNNNNNNNNNNNNNNNNNNNNNNNNNNNNNNNNNNNNNNNNNNNNNNNNNNNNNNNNNNNNNNNNNNNNNNNNNNNNNNNNNNNNNNNNNNNNNNNNNNNNNNNNNNNNNNNNNNNNNNNNNNNNNNNNNNNNNNNNNNNNNNNNNNNNNNNNNNNNNNNNNNNNNNNNNNNNNNNNNNNNNNNNNNNNNNNNNNNNNNNNNNNNNNNNNNNNNNNNNNNNNNNNNNNNNNNNNNNNNNNNNNNNNNNNNNNNNNNNNNNNNNNNNNNNNNNNNNNNNNNNNNNNNNNNNNNNNNNNNNNNNNNNNNNNNNNNNNNNNNNNNNNNNNNNNNNNNNNNNNNNNNNNNNNNNNNNNNNNNNNNNNNNNNNNNNNNNNNNNNNNNNNNNNNNNNNNNNNNNNNNNNNNNNNNNNNNNNNNNNNNNNNNNNNNNNNNNNNNNNNNNNNNNNNNNNNNNNNNNNNNNNNNNNNNNNNNNNNNNNNNNNNNNNNNNNNNNNNNNNNNNNNNNNNNNNNNNNNNNNNNNNNNNNNNNNNNNNNNNNNNNNNNNNNNNNNNNNNNNNNNNNNNNNNNNNNNNNNNNNNNNNNNNNNNNNNNNNNNNNNNNNNNNNNNNNNNNNNNNNNNNNNNNNNNNNNNNNNNNNNNNNNNNNNNNNNNNNNNNNNNNNNNNNNNNNNNNNNNNNNNNNNNNNNNNNNNNNNNNNNNNNNNNNNNNNNNNNNNNTCCTATGGAATCTGAGCACACACAAGTGAATGATAGCTCTGATGATATTGGCACCCATCCTGCAGAGCTACTTAGTTGGTCATTTGGCTTTATATGCTGGCTTCAGGTCATGTGACCAAGCAACTGGTTTTCCAGCTCAAACACAGGTTTTCTTTGAGTTTACAATCTGTAAACTGCCATCCTCATGAATTGTAATCTCCATGAGTAATCTAATGAaaccaaaataatattacatataaagtGCTTTAATCCATTGTGTGTATGACTTCCAACACCATGCTTGACCTTccccattttgtgttttgttccaCTGTTTAATACTTGCCATGCAGCCTCATGAGGATGGCCCCCTCTACTATCCCACTGTGACAACCATCAGTTTAGGGTCACACACAGTTCTGGACTTCTACCTGCCCCTGGATAGAGGACACGCAGAGGAGGAAGACCAGGTAAagactggaaaaatgtttttcattctgtTAGTTGCACTGACACACAAAAGTCCACAAAAAATTATTGGCACATGTTCCTGAAGCACTATTTATAACTGTTTTAGTCAACCTTATGGTTGATTCTAGTCTTTTGGCTCAAAATagaatacaataacaaaaacgTAAACAATTCTAGGGTTTTTATATGAGGGAGACAGGAAGATacaaacagcattaaaaaatCTCAACACAATCAGGATTTCTCAGCCTTCACATTTGCATTACAAAGACATTGTCACTCACTAAAACAAAATTGCATgtaaaagcaaggaaaaaaataacttaaatgttTACTTGGAATGTTTTCTTCATTTAGTATTTACATATAATGTGCTGATTATCTTGCTTGAAAAACTCACCTGTTAATTGGCTAGCACAAGTCCCTCTGTGCAAGTCATAGCCCCTCCTCTAAAGTGTCTAATACTTTTTTGCTGGCCTAGCTCCTTCAGGCATACTTCCCTACCTAACATTTTTGTAGCTGCCTGGGGGAGGAATGAAGTGAAATATTATAGAGTGTTTATtcagtctgctggggctgctgacttCCCATACAAATTGGCTGTGCCCAGCAGTGGTCCCATAGCTTTTAATGTCTACACAAGGAAGGCTTTTATAAGTAAAGAACATGcacaaaatatcataaatataatcCTTTGAACAAATTGTTGAAATTAGAAGTCTAGCAACAAGatctctttttttcaaaatacttgATATGGGGATCATATATCTCTCCCCTTCCTCCCACATGACAGCTTTATTGCTTGGCTGTCAGACATCCATCACTATCACACTGGGGCATAGGGTAAGGCCTTTTCTTTTGCACCGTAAAAAGTGctgttttcctttaatattaatatatttattattattattatttaaaaaatgatttatatagcgccaacatattacgcagtgctaaaaaattaaaatttggttgcaaatgacagacatatagacagtgacacaggaggtggagaggatttttttccactgccttttttgtatattctttattatgATATTTACTGGTAATAATGGCCTTCAGGAACTTGTAGTAGCACGAGAGTTACCTATAGGCCAATTTCTATGTTTGAGTACCTCTAGCTCTTTTTTGTGTTCCAGGTTCCAATAACAGAAGAACAGAGATATGTTCTGTCCCTCTTGCTGGAACCAAGAAGTCTTTTTATTCTTCGTGAAGATTTGTATAAAAATTACCTGCATGGAATTCACCCGTATACCGAAGACAAACTCGGCAACAGAGTGGTCAATCTAGAAAAGTGTGTGGCACAGACTGACGAGACTCTGGACAGAGGGACACGAGTGTCACTGACTATCAGATACGTCCCCAAAGTACTAAAAACAGCACTTTTTCTGGGGAAAGGGAAATAAACAGTGGAGATGTTCATCCTTAGAACTGAGATGCGATAACTGGTCTTGGATGGTGCCTGGGTGGACATCCCCCATACAAGCAGAGAAGAAGCCATGTGAAGCCTTTGCATTGAGGAATTCCGTGATATGGATTGGTTTAGACAGCAAGTTGGAAACTATGGCACACAATCGGATGACTATATTAACTTTACTGGAGCATATCACCCAATACAAACACATGCATCCACCAGTTGGGACAATTATTTACCTGCTTTAAGTGCTGCTTGTGTCAGTGTGTGAACTTACATTATTGTGCGTTATTTAATTACCGCCTGTGTCCATAATAGGTAGCTTCACCCAcactgaacctgatttattaaagctgtccaaggctggagagaatacactttaatcagtgaagctgggtgatccagcaaacctcaaatggatctggtttTTCTGTACACTTCACTTGCAAACAACTGTGTTATGCATAAAGAAAGATGAATGCTGGTATCCCTTTGTTTCCTACAGACACAGATCTCTACACCCTCTAGGTGGTCATGTGCATACTATAGGTGTTTATTCTGAAGTACAGGTGAAGGGAAACACATGTGGATAACACTTTGCTGCTCAGTCCCTTGTTTTGCTCTCTGCAAGGAATTTGtgtgttctccccatgtttgggtttcctcccacatccaaaaaacatgcagttcgctTAGTTGGTATCCCCTCACAATTGGCTTTACACTGTGTAATgttaaatgactatggtaggggcagcTTCAGATTCAAGGTGAGCATTACATCAAAAGTTGAGACATGCGGCTAGCACTATGGTCAGTAATGTTTGCCCATATGTTCTTATTCATAACAGCTTTCCAACAAGTTATGAGCATGacaagatttaaatatatattgtatgttctttgtaaagaaataaaatccatCAGACAATAGCTTGCCAAGATTACAggttgttatatttttgtatattttgtacttgAACACTGCTCACAATGTACTTCCTTATTTTGGATCATTTTACAAACCTGTTTATTTCGAATGCTATTCTCTGCCTATTGTTTGACTCAAATAATATTTCTGTGTGAGTCATAGCAATATGTGACATTCGTAGATTGTCCTTGAGGAAAACACTTGTAAGTTGCCTTGTTTATgactcctgaaaatgctagttgtctggctggcATTCTGACCATTTGGCCATTTGGCTTACAAacaagtgtgtatatatatatatatatatatatatatatatatatatatatatatatatatatacacacacacctgaAATGTCTTTCAAGGAAGGCTTTGTGGGTATtctatatgaaaaaagaaaaaggatggtttgaagcagcaaaaaaaaacctgtccctATGTTACTTCACATTTCTTACAGTATTATTTTTCAGGTAATAGTCTGTCTAGTCACCACAcaatgtggctgatttactatAGGAACTTGAGCagtgtacacatgttcaatatttgttgctgaaaactatcttttgtgatcatttccaacaacaaagggtGACAGGTGAATGAACAAGGACTGTTCTAttatatggagaggggaagagaaCAAGTGGCACCCCATTGTACTCTTCTCCCTGTACATATGCACAAccgctgtacatgtcagattctcacccgagcCTGATtatatcaggtgagaatcatctgacgtgtgtacatagccttaggccaTTTTCTTAGCAAGGTGAGACATAACTCGGCAAGGGATCTTTCATTTAGCTAAGTAAAAGTAGTGAGAATTCACAATGCTGAAATGCCCAATCGAATGTCAAGAAATCATTTTGCCTAAGTATGATCAGCCAACAGAGCTTcccttcactaagctaagtgaattgtcCCTTGTGgtgtgataattcactttccaAAGTGAACAGCTTTAACGATCCGAGTATCTGGGGATGTCAGGTATGTAGGGAATTGTGGTCTGATTGAACTTAAAGCCCCGGGAAAAAAAACCCCCTTCCTctctatgttttaaaaataatttttgtaaacctCCAATTTCCTACCTAAATCTTTGGTTTCATGACAGGGCTGGGTGCAGAAGGACATTTACCTCCCTGTAGGGCTGGGGACCTCGAATGGATACACTTCACCAATCAGACACTGAGCCAAGAAGGAGTCAGTGGGACTTGCTGGGCATTGTACAAGGTACCCACTTTCAGTAATCTTCTTGTGGCTTTGATATGAAGATGATGCTGGAAGATGTACAAAGATGTGCAACAATAAACCATGTCATTTAAGGACTACAACTTTAACAATGAAGCCTCAGGCCACACTTTCcatgttctattttctttaaCCTACAGAATTTTGTCTTGTACCATGACATGGCTGGTTGGTTGGGTTTCCACCATCCCCTGAAGGGTTATGCCCATTGGCTTCCACAAGTGTCCATCATAATCCTCACCAGGTACCGGAGCATTCCAGCATGATGCCATACTGAAAGACAGACAAAGGACTGGTTACCTAATCCTTCAAGAGTCGATAAAGTTACTTCCATTTACCAGTAACCATTACCGAAAGAGGCATTATGGGGGATCTTGTGACAACCGATTCAGGtacgtttttatgggttttagtgGCTTAAA is drawn from Pyxicephalus adspersus chromosome Z, UCB_Pads_2.0, whole genome shotgun sequence and contains these coding sequences:
- the ALKBH6 gene encoding alpha-ketoglutarate-dependent dioxygenase alkB homolog 6 (The sequence of the model RefSeq protein was modified relative to this genomic sequence to represent the inferred CDS: added 152 bases not found in genome assembly) produces the protein MQSTLTTADLETYLINQAPRAAYYIPDYITEAEEEYLLRQVYNAPKPKWTQLSGRKLQNWGGLPHPRGMVLEKLPPWLQTYANKISSLGVFEGSCANHVLVNEYKPGEGIMPHEDGPLYYPTVTTISLGSHTVLDFYLPLDRGHAEEEDQVPITEEQRYVLSLLLEPRSLFILREDLYKNYLHGIHPYTEDKLGNRVVNLEKCVAQTDETLDRGTRVSLTIRYVPKVLKTALFLGKGK